Proteins found in one Exiguobacterium sp. 9-2 genomic segment:
- a CDS encoding carbohydrate ABC transporter permease has product MAAIATPHPTNPTPEKKTNHRKIAALMSIIPGVGQLYNKQFLKGATFFIVVLSYFLVNFELFFKGAGNGPGDRGAIWGLITLGEVPGVRGDHSIFLMVEGIIALILLVFGIAIYVWNFIDAYRIGKLRDMNLEVPSLKMQLRNFRDNGFPYAMLIPSLVLLVFTVVLPLIFTFLIAFTNYKFNNSPPAKLVDWIGIQNFLNIFTVDIFRDTFVSVLGWTLVWTVASTTGVIAIGIGLAVLLNQKGLKGKRFFRSILILSWAVPAFITILIFRSMFNETFGVFNTTLLPAIGLENGLDWMTDPTYTKLALIGIQWWLGFPYIMTLTTGILQSIPEDLYEAATIDGATAGEKFRLITLPMILFATAPILITQYTFNFNNFNIIYLFNNGGPAVPGQSAGGTDILISWIYKLSLGSNPQYGFAAAITLVLSFFIMTIAVIQFKRSKSFKDEDMI; this is encoded by the coding sequence ATGGCTGCGATTGCAACACCACACCCGACGAATCCAACGCCTGAAAAAAAGACGAACCACCGCAAGATTGCGGCGCTGATGTCGATCATTCCAGGAGTAGGACAACTATACAATAAACAATTCCTTAAAGGCGCGACATTTTTTATTGTCGTACTTTCATATTTCCTCGTTAACTTTGAACTGTTCTTCAAAGGAGCCGGAAATGGTCCTGGCGATCGCGGAGCGATCTGGGGCTTGATTACACTCGGTGAGGTACCAGGCGTAAGGGGGGATCACTCGATCTTTCTAATGGTCGAGGGCATCATTGCCTTGATTTTACTTGTCTTTGGTATCGCCATTTACGTCTGGAACTTTATCGATGCGTATCGAATCGGTAAGTTACGTGACATGAACCTCGAAGTACCTTCCTTGAAGATGCAACTACGGAACTTCCGCGATAACGGGTTCCCGTACGCGATGTTGATTCCTTCACTAGTACTTTTAGTGTTCACGGTCGTCTTACCGTTGATCTTTACATTCTTGATTGCGTTTACGAACTACAAATTCAACAACTCACCACCAGCGAAGCTGGTCGACTGGATCGGCATCCAAAACTTCCTGAACATTTTCACCGTCGATATTTTCCGTGATACGTTCGTGAGCGTTCTTGGTTGGACGCTTGTCTGGACCGTCGCTTCGACGACAGGGGTCATCGCAATTGGAATTGGCCTTGCAGTCTTGCTGAATCAAAAAGGACTCAAAGGAAAACGTTTCTTCCGTTCGATCTTGATTCTTTCATGGGCAGTACCAGCGTTCATCACGATTTTGATCTTCCGCTCGATGTTCAATGAAACTTTCGGTGTCTTCAATACGACATTGTTACCAGCGATCGGTCTTGAGAATGGTCTCGACTGGATGACGGATCCGACGTATACGAAGCTTGCCTTGATTGGTATTCAGTGGTGGTTAGGATTCCCATACATCATGACGCTGACGACAGGAATCTTACAGTCGATTCCTGAAGATCTTTATGAAGCGGCGACGATTGACGGAGCAACAGCAGGCGAGAAATTCCGCCTAATCACGTTACCGATGATTCTATTTGCAACGGCACCAATCTTAATCACGCAGTATACGTTCAACTTCAATAACTTCAATATCATTTATCTCTTCAACAATGGTGGACCGGCAGTACCGGGACAATCAGCAGGTGGAACGGATATCTTGATTTCATGGATTTACAAATTATCGCTCGGCTCAAATCCGCAGTACGGATTCGCAGCAGCCATCACGCTTGTGTTGTCGTTCTTCATCATGACGATTGCCGTCATTCAGTTCAAGCGTTCAAAATCATTCAAAGATGAGGATATGATCTAA
- a CDS encoding extracellular solute-binding protein: MKKFVAGLSVSVMAMGALAACGGGSDSDSSSSESGSKKPSKIVVWEDTDKAETTKAAAKAFEEKEGVKVEVKEVKMTDQQKKVALDGPAGKGPDIMLLPHDQIGTVVDQGLIAELKDGEKALEPFLDTAKSAVTFDGKVYGYPKAIETPILLFNKDELKEAPTSMDDLYKLSTEKKKDGKYGFLALWDNFYFAYGPIGGYGGYVFKDNGGKLDPADIGLNNKGAVEGMDYIGKWYKEGLFPKGLIGGGGGQAMDQLFGDKKAAAVMNGPWAVASYKEKGINLGASELPKLPNGEPIKTFVGVKTYAISAYSENAEWAEKFLASLTGKDNAKAMFEKYNEIPPVTELQEDATIKDNEVAAAVFAQAKNGVPMPNIAEMGQVWEPMAAALQLVATNKQDAQKSADDAVKQIKQQIEANNQ; the protein is encoded by the coding sequence ATCTTCAGAATCAGGCAGTAAAAAACCATCTAAAATCGTCGTCTGGGAAGATACAGACAAAGCTGAAACGACAAAAGCGGCAGCTAAAGCGTTCGAAGAAAAAGAAGGCGTGAAAGTCGAAGTCAAAGAAGTCAAAATGACGGATCAGCAAAAGAAAGTAGCACTTGATGGACCAGCAGGTAAAGGACCAGACATCATGCTTCTTCCTCACGATCAAATTGGTACAGTCGTTGACCAAGGGTTGATTGCTGAACTTAAAGACGGAGAAAAAGCACTTGAGCCGTTCCTCGATACTGCAAAATCAGCAGTAACGTTTGACGGGAAAGTCTACGGATATCCGAAAGCCATTGAAACACCAATCCTCCTTTTCAATAAAGATGAACTAAAAGAAGCACCAACTTCGATGGATGACTTATACAAACTGTCTACTGAAAAGAAAAAAGATGGTAAGTACGGATTCCTTGCTCTGTGGGACAACTTCTACTTCGCATACGGTCCAATCGGTGGATACGGCGGTTATGTCTTCAAAGACAATGGTGGCAAATTGGATCCAGCAGATATCGGCTTGAACAATAAAGGTGCCGTCGAAGGAATGGATTACATCGGTAAATGGTATAAAGAGGGTCTCTTCCCGAAAGGTCTCATCGGTGGTGGCGGTGGTCAAGCCATGGACCAACTCTTCGGTGATAAAAAAGCCGCAGCTGTCATGAACGGACCATGGGCTGTTGCAAGTTATAAGGAAAAAGGTATCAACCTTGGAGCTTCGGAACTTCCAAAACTTCCAAACGGTGAACCGATCAAAACTTTCGTTGGTGTAAAAACATACGCAATTTCAGCATACTCAGAAAATGCTGAGTGGGCTGAAAAGTTCTTGGCTTCTCTCACTGGTAAAGATAACGCGAAAGCAATGTTCGAGAAATACAACGAGATCCCACCAGTCACTGAACTTCAAGAAGATGCAACAATCAAGGACAATGAAGTCGCAGCAGCAGTCTTCGCGCAAGCGAAAAACGGTGTACCTATGCCGAACATCGCTGAAATGGGTCAAGTTTGGGAGCCGATGGCAGCAGCACTTCAACTTGTTGCAACGAACAAACAAGACGCACAAAAATCAGCAGATGATGCTGTCAAACAAATCAAGCAACAAATCGAAGCAAACAATCAATAA
- a CDS encoding YjzD family protein has translation MRFLVTFFWSFLLVNTAVFIVSAVDAVSYSFGFATAMSVVTSLVVFALDAVNEDLGLGQGTKAE, from the coding sequence ATGCGTTTTCTCGTTACATTCTTTTGGTCATTCTTACTCGTGAACACAGCCGTGTTCATCGTATCAGCGGTTGATGCAGTATCGTATAGCTTTGGATTCGCGACAGCGATGTCTGTCGTCACTTCACTTGTCGTCTTCGCACTCGATGCCGTCAATGAAGATTTAGGTCTTGGTCAAGGGACTAAGGCAGAATAA
- a CDS encoding glycoside hydrolase family 65 protein, protein MKRLFEVNEWKITELGFHPEDNRLAESMTSIGNGHMGMRGTFEEEYTGDTHQGMYVAGVYYPDKTRVGWWKNGYPEYFAKVLNAVNIMGLKVSVNGKAVDLNTWEVVDFKRELDMQHGVLSRTMLLKHGEEEIKVESKRFFSIVDKEIAALQYTVTPVNFEAEIIIESYLDADVENEDSNYDEKFWLPVEHGIEERFGYVTSKTKKLDWHVTAAMITDVEGARCEVVDGNTQYVANRFTKQAVVGEGVTVEKFVALVTNRDYDIDALLEQAMKRVHTAFESGFDTLLATHEAAWLHHWEEADVKIEGDVEAQQGIRFNIFHMFQTYTGEDSRLNIGPKGFTGEKYGGATYWDTEAYCLNFYLATSKPEVAWNLLKYRHNQLPQAKENADKNVGMKGALYPMVTMNGEECHNEWEITHEEIHRNGAIAHAIYNYTNYTGDTSYLGQYGFEVLVEIARYWASRVNYVAHKDVYMILGVTGPNEYENNVNNNWYTNLIAAWCLEYTQTVHRHLAQEEPERLQELMHQLALTDEELAKWADIDAKMYYPKDEAAPGIFMQQDGFMDKEQILVAELDPKHLPLNQNWSWDRILRSVFIKQADVLQGLYFLTDRFSLEEKKANFDFYEPRTVHESSLSPCIYSIIAAEVGYEEKAVELYQRSARLDLDNYNNDTEDGLHITSMVGSWMSIVHGFAGLRVANDTLSFKPMLPKGWTSYAFRMQWRGHHIHVHVQPNAVEITQTEGEAVSLNVHGTTVEVPAGGKITVPASMTV, encoded by the coding sequence ATGAAACGACTTTTTGAGGTCAATGAGTGGAAAATTACAGAGCTTGGTTTTCATCCAGAAGATAATCGACTAGCAGAATCGATGACATCGATCGGAAACGGTCATATGGGAATGCGCGGTACATTTGAAGAAGAGTACACAGGTGACACACATCAAGGCATGTATGTCGCAGGTGTTTATTATCCAGATAAGACACGTGTTGGTTGGTGGAAAAATGGTTATCCGGAATACTTCGCGAAAGTACTCAATGCTGTCAATATCATGGGCTTAAAAGTATCCGTTAATGGAAAAGCAGTTGATTTGAACACGTGGGAAGTCGTCGACTTCAAACGCGAACTCGATATGCAACACGGTGTGTTGTCACGGACGATGCTGTTGAAACATGGGGAAGAGGAAATAAAAGTTGAATCCAAACGTTTCTTCTCGATTGTCGATAAAGAAATCGCAGCCTTGCAATATACGGTAACACCTGTCAATTTCGAAGCAGAGATCATCATTGAATCGTATCTCGATGCGGATGTTGAGAATGAAGACTCAAACTATGATGAGAAGTTCTGGCTTCCCGTTGAACACGGAATCGAAGAGCGTTTTGGTTACGTCACGTCGAAGACGAAAAAGCTTGATTGGCATGTGACAGCAGCTATGATCACGGATGTCGAAGGCGCACGTTGTGAAGTCGTTGACGGCAATACGCAGTATGTCGCGAATCGTTTTACGAAACAAGCAGTAGTCGGAGAAGGTGTCACTGTCGAGAAATTCGTTGCGCTCGTAACGAATCGTGACTATGACATCGACGCATTACTGGAACAAGCGATGAAACGGGTTCATACCGCTTTCGAATCCGGATTTGATACATTACTTGCGACACATGAAGCAGCGTGGTTGCATCACTGGGAAGAAGCAGACGTGAAGATTGAAGGAGATGTCGAAGCACAACAAGGGATTCGATTTAATATCTTCCATATGTTCCAGACATACACAGGCGAAGATTCACGCCTTAACATTGGACCGAAAGGATTCACGGGCGAAAAGTATGGCGGTGCGACGTATTGGGATACAGAAGCGTACTGCTTGAACTTCTACCTCGCGACGTCGAAGCCGGAAGTGGCTTGGAACCTACTCAAATATCGGCATAATCAATTACCGCAAGCAAAAGAAAACGCGGATAAGAATGTCGGGATGAAGGGTGCGCTTTATCCAATGGTGACGATGAATGGAGAAGAGTGCCACAACGAGTGGGAAATTACGCATGAGGAGATTCACAGGAACGGCGCGATCGCGCATGCGATTTATAATTACACGAACTACACGGGTGACACGTCGTATCTCGGACAATACGGATTTGAAGTGTTAGTCGAGATTGCTCGTTATTGGGCAAGCCGTGTCAATTATGTGGCGCATAAGGATGTCTACATGATTCTTGGGGTGACGGGACCAAATGAATACGAGAACAACGTGAACAACAACTGGTATACGAATCTGATCGCAGCATGGTGTCTCGAATATACACAGACCGTTCACCGTCATCTAGCACAAGAAGAACCAGAACGTTTGCAAGAACTCATGCATCAATTAGCGTTGACGGATGAGGAACTGGCGAAGTGGGCAGATATCGACGCGAAGATGTATTATCCAAAAGATGAAGCAGCTCCTGGTATCTTCATGCAACAGGATGGCTTCATGGATAAGGAACAAATTTTGGTCGCTGAACTCGATCCAAAACATCTTCCGCTGAACCAGAATTGGTCTTGGGACCGGATCCTTCGCTCTGTATTCATTAAACAGGCAGATGTCCTGCAAGGTCTCTACTTCTTGACGGATCGCTTCAGTCTAGAAGAGAAGAAAGCGAACTTCGATTTCTATGAACCACGTACGGTTCACGAATCATCATTATCTCCATGTATCTACTCGATCATTGCAGCGGAAGTCGGCTATGAGGAAAAGGCAGTTGAATTGTACCAACGTTCGGCGCGACTTGATCTCGATAACTACAACAATGATACAGAAGACGGATTACACATCACGTCGATGGTTGGATCTTGGATGTCGATCGTCCATGGATTCGCCGGATTACGGGTAGCGAACGATACGTTGTCCTTTAAGCCGATGTTGCCAAAAGGCTGGACGAGCTATGCGTTCCGGATGCAGTGGCGCGGTCATCATATCCATGTCCATGTTCAGCCAAACGCCGTCGAAATCACTCAGACGGAAGGCGAAGCAGTCAGCTTAAACGTTCATGGAACGACTGTAGAAGTTCCGGCAGGAGGAAAGATTACGGTGCCTGCTTCGATGACAGTATAA
- a CDS encoding alpha-amylase family glycosyl hydrolase, with the protein MRRGIMLLLLPLLLSIGLQPMIGEAASWEKERMYFIMVDRFENGDPSNDREADPENPKAFQGGDLAGVTKRLDYIKKKGFTSIWLTPIFKNRPNGYHGYWTDDYYEIDPHFGTKEEFKRLVKEAHDRDIKVVLDLVVNHLGPNHPMVKEKPDWFHKNQPIMNWNNASEVENNWLFDLPDFNTENPEVVNYLIDVANYWVDETGIDGYRLDTVRHVPAAFWKTFIPAVKEKHPNLFLLAEVFDGDPRKIASYSKLGFDSVTNFPFYYGVKDQFARKNGSAEELDSVYNRDTTFNPNAKGLATFVDNHDVKRFITEAKISGAKEEERQLRLALFALYAAPGMPIVYQGTEVAMPGGEDPGNRMMMTFDQNKKMQQYVKTLNEMREDYPAFATGKQRLIAKTDHMAVYSRETKQQQVVYAINLGEKKTSLRVSAKEIGNDQRLRGLLFSDLVRQDGDAYEITLDASSANSYVIEKSQVNWWSIVAIGAIAPILALILLLVHRKRMQRQTK; encoded by the coding sequence ATGAGACGAGGCATAATGCTTCTCCTCTTGCCGCTTCTCTTGTCTATCGGACTTCAACCGATGATCGGGGAAGCAGCAAGTTGGGAAAAAGAACGGATGTATTTCATCATGGTTGATCGGTTCGAGAACGGAGACCCGAGTAATGACCGAGAGGCGGATCCTGAGAATCCAAAAGCCTTCCAAGGTGGAGATTTAGCAGGGGTGACGAAACGTCTTGATTACATCAAGAAAAAAGGCTTCACATCAATTTGGTTAACACCAATCTTTAAGAACCGTCCAAATGGGTATCATGGATACTGGACGGATGATTATTACGAGATTGATCCGCATTTTGGAACAAAAGAAGAGTTCAAGCGTCTCGTCAAGGAAGCGCATGACCGAGATATCAAGGTCGTTCTCGATCTTGTCGTCAATCACTTAGGACCGAATCACCCAATGGTCAAAGAAAAACCGGACTGGTTCCATAAAAATCAACCCATCATGAACTGGAATAATGCGTCGGAAGTCGAAAATAATTGGTTATTTGATTTACCAGACTTCAACACGGAAAATCCTGAAGTTGTGAATTACTTAATTGATGTTGCGAACTACTGGGTCGATGAAACGGGTATAGACGGTTATCGACTGGATACGGTTCGCCATGTGCCAGCCGCATTTTGGAAAACATTCATTCCTGCAGTAAAGGAAAAGCATCCAAACTTATTCTTACTGGCTGAAGTGTTTGACGGAGATCCGCGAAAAATTGCCTCCTATTCAAAATTAGGCTTTGATTCCGTCACGAATTTCCCGTTTTATTATGGGGTTAAGGACCAGTTTGCCCGCAAAAATGGTTCAGCGGAAGAACTCGATTCAGTTTATAATCGAGATACTACGTTTAATCCGAATGCTAAAGGACTTGCAACTTTCGTTGACAATCATGATGTCAAACGTTTCATCACGGAAGCGAAGATTAGTGGCGCAAAAGAAGAGGAGCGTCAACTTCGATTAGCGCTGTTTGCACTCTATGCTGCTCCAGGTATGCCAATCGTCTACCAAGGAACAGAGGTAGCGATGCCAGGCGGTGAGGATCCCGGAAACCGGATGATGATGACATTTGATCAAAACAAGAAGATGCAACAGTACGTAAAAACGTTGAATGAGATGCGCGAGGACTACCCAGCGTTTGCCACAGGGAAGCAACGCTTGATCGCAAAAACGGATCATATGGCGGTCTACTCACGGGAAACCAAACAACAACAAGTCGTTTATGCGATTAATCTTGGGGAGAAAAAAACGAGCTTACGTGTATCTGCGAAAGAAATCGGTAATGATCAGCGTTTGAGAGGTCTTTTATTCTCAGACTTGGTGCGTCAAGATGGTGACGCGTATGAGATCACGCTCGATGCAAGTAGCGCAAATAGCTACGTCATCGAAAAATCACAAGTCAATTGGTGGTCGATCGTCGCAATCGGTGCAATCGCTCCAATTTTAGCGCTCATACTTCTTCTCGTTCACCGTAAACGGATGCAACGTCAAACGAAATAA
- a CDS encoding Cof-type HAD-IIB family hydrolase — protein MTRHLIAVDLDGTLLKDDKTISVANIAALQRARANGHEVVIATGRPFRHARKYYEQLGLTTPIVNFNGGLVHHPQNVHFEVQHHPIPLKTVQHILESVAETKTQNIVCEVTDHVYFQYDPVGIYEFYTDHALSVTTGDLRKVLLHEPTSLLIHAKGEHVDEIRSELSGVHAETVLNRQWVKPEFMVEVMRKGTSKAVGLAHIAHHLGIDSRQIVAFGDEENDLEMIEYAGHGVAMGNAIPALKHLANGTTKRNEDDGIAYYLKHVLGLA, from the coding sequence ATGACTCGTCACTTAATTGCTGTCGATCTCGACGGCACCCTTTTAAAGGATGATAAAACGATCAGTGTGGCAAACATCGCTGCGCTTCAACGTGCACGTGCAAACGGTCACGAAGTCGTCATCGCAACCGGACGACCATTTCGTCACGCCAGGAAATATTACGAACAGCTCGGTTTGACGACACCGATCGTTAATTTTAACGGTGGTCTCGTCCATCACCCGCAGAATGTTCATTTTGAAGTCCAGCACCATCCAATTCCACTCAAGACCGTCCAACATATTTTGGAATCCGTCGCTGAAACAAAGACACAAAATATCGTTTGTGAAGTCACGGATCATGTCTATTTTCAATATGATCCTGTCGGTATCTATGAATTTTATACCGATCACGCCTTGTCGGTCACAACGGGAGATTTACGAAAAGTACTTCTTCACGAACCAACGTCACTTTTGATTCATGCTAAAGGAGAACATGTCGATGAGATTCGTTCCGAACTATCCGGTGTCCATGCTGAGACAGTACTTAATCGTCAATGGGTGAAACCTGAATTCATGGTCGAAGTGATGCGAAAAGGTACAAGTAAGGCGGTCGGTCTTGCTCACATCGCGCATCATCTCGGGATTGATTCCCGACAGATCGTCGCGTTTGGTGATGAGGAAAATGATTTGGAAATGATCGAGTATGCTGGTCATGGTGTTGCAATGGGAAACGCCATCCCTGCCTTAAAACACCTGGCAAATGGCACGACGAAGCGAAACGAGGACGATGGTATCGCGTACTATTTAAAACATGTCTTAGGACTCGCATGA
- a CDS encoding LacI family DNA-binding transcriptional regulator — MQVTIKDVAREANVAPSTVSRVIANSSRISQKTKERVRQAMDELGYYPNVHARSLANRTTQAIGLVMPSAATKTLQNPFFSEVIRGISTKAHQNGYSLYMTTGVSEEEVYEGVVSMVQGRRVDGVVVLYSRTDDKVVQFLQDSKFPFVVVGKPFSDSSHVTYVDTDNYLAGREVTKYLHQLGHECIAFVGGAQDLAVTQERVGGYKTALMEEGIPIQESYIVSAPFMTTGGAEAVKRLMSLEHPPTAVVVSDDMMALGVMSTLNEMGISVPDQMAVVSFNNLFIAEFSSPPLTSVEINIFGLGFEATNCLIEQINEDATPYGKRVIVPHYLVVRQSCGGKSEA; from the coding sequence ATGCAGGTAACAATCAAGGATGTAGCACGGGAGGCAAATGTCGCACCCTCGACGGTGTCACGCGTCATCGCGAACAGTTCGCGTATCAGTCAAAAGACGAAAGAACGGGTACGACAGGCGATGGATGAACTCGGATACTATCCGAACGTTCATGCGCGCAGTCTAGCGAATCGGACGACACAAGCGATTGGTCTCGTCATGCCGAGTGCCGCAACAAAAACGCTTCAAAATCCATTCTTTTCGGAAGTCATTCGAGGGATTAGTACAAAAGCGCATCAAAATGGATATTCGCTTTATATGACGACAGGTGTCTCGGAAGAAGAGGTTTACGAAGGTGTCGTCTCGATGGTTCAGGGTCGCCGCGTCGATGGTGTCGTCGTTCTTTATTCCCGAACGGATGATAAAGTCGTTCAATTTTTGCAAGACTCGAAGTTCCCGTTCGTCGTCGTCGGGAAACCATTCAGTGATTCGTCGCACGTCACGTATGTCGATACGGATAATTATCTGGCAGGTCGAGAGGTAACGAAGTATTTACATCAACTCGGACACGAGTGCATCGCATTCGTAGGTGGCGCACAGGACTTAGCCGTGACGCAAGAGCGTGTCGGCGGATACAAGACGGCTCTCATGGAAGAGGGCATTCCAATTCAAGAGTCTTATATTGTCAGCGCACCATTTATGACGACAGGAGGGGCTGAAGCAGTCAAACGACTAATGTCACTTGAACACCCACCGACCGCTGTCGTTGTCAGTGACGACATGATGGCACTTGGTGTCATGAGTACGCTCAATGAGATGGGCATCAGTGTACCAGATCAAATGGCTGTCGTCAGTTTCAATAACTTGTTCATCGCAGAATTCTCAAGTCCACCGTTGACTTCTGTCGAAATCAATATCTTTGGACTTGGCTTTGAAGCAACGAATTGTTTGATTGAACAAATCAATGAAGATGCGACGCCTTATGGGAAACGCGTCATTGTCCCACACTATCTTGTCGTCCGTCAGTCTTGTGGCGGAAAATCCGAAGCATGA
- a CDS encoding sugar ABC transporter permease yields MRKQNRINMALSYLILTIASIIIVYPLLWVVGTSLNPGKSITSDIFPSNPTLIHYFDLFDPAKTDYGMWYLNTIKIAVITMVVSVALITLTGYIFSRYRFVGRKNSLILFLVLQMVPQFVAIIAIYVLLNMLELFDTHLALILLYSGGAIPMNTYLAKGYFDTIPKELDEAARMDGAGHLRIFWQIILPLAKPMVAVIALFNFMAPFNDFILASLVLRSPEKQTLAVGLYNMVSEQFDNNFTLFAAGAVLSAVPIVLLFFAFQRFFVSGLTAGGTKG; encoded by the coding sequence ATGAGAAAACAAAACCGAATTAATATGGCGTTGTCATATCTCATTTTGACGATCGCCTCCATCATTATCGTCTATCCACTTCTTTGGGTCGTGGGTACCTCACTGAACCCAGGGAAAAGCATTACATCGGATATCTTCCCAAGTAATCCGACATTAATTCACTATTTCGATTTGTTTGATCCAGCAAAAACGGATTACGGCATGTGGTACTTGAATACGATTAAGATCGCCGTCATCACGATGGTGGTATCCGTCGCTTTGATTACGTTAACAGGATATATTTTTTCACGTTATCGCTTTGTCGGTCGGAAAAATTCACTAATCCTATTCCTCGTGTTGCAGATGGTACCGCAATTCGTTGCAATCATTGCGATTTATGTCCTGCTTAATATGTTAGAATTATTTGATACGCATCTGGCGCTTATCTTACTCTATTCAGGTGGCGCGATTCCAATGAATACGTATCTTGCCAAAGGATATTTTGATACGATTCCAAAAGAACTTGATGAGGCGGCACGGATGGATGGTGCCGGTCACTTACGAATCTTCTGGCAAATCATCTTACCGCTCGCAAAGCCGATGGTCGCCGTCATCGCGTTGTTCAACTTCATGGCTCCATTTAACGATTTCATCTTAGCATCGCTTGTGCTGCGTTCTCCTGAGAAACAGACGCTTGCGGTCGGGTTGTATAACATGGTGTCAGAGCAGTTCGACAACAACTTTACGTTATTCGCGGCAGGTGCCGTATTATCAGCAGTTCCAATCGTTCTTCTTTTCTTCGCATTCCAGCGTTTCTTCGTTTCTGGTTTGACAGCTGGTGGAACGAAAGGATAA
- a CDS encoding YitT family protein, with amino-acid sequence MTAVVKESMLKVIVATIGGFVIAVAMNWFLIPSGVYSTGFTGLAQILTQVLQNTAFAFGENVWFLALNLPLIVLAWIMLGRSFTIVTLISVLATTIFIGLIPQYAVIPGDQTLNAVFGGVLLAIGTGITIKFGASTGGFDIVALIFARFSDRSVGLYLFVLNFLIALLAGALFGWSTALYTIVFIYVTSKVVDEIHTSNQRLTIFIVTNHADDITTALHQHIIRGITQIPSIGTYSRAEKATLMMVIERHELRDIERICREADETVFINVVATDSVVGYFRKG; translated from the coding sequence GTGACAGCTGTAGTAAAGGAAAGTATGTTAAAAGTGATCGTGGCTACGATTGGAGGATTCGTCATTGCCGTTGCCATGAACTGGTTTTTGATTCCAAGTGGTGTTTATTCGACTGGATTTACAGGACTTGCCCAAATCTTGACGCAAGTCCTTCAAAATACAGCGTTCGCGTTTGGTGAAAACGTTTGGTTCTTAGCGCTGAACTTACCTTTGATCGTGCTTGCATGGATCATGTTAGGTCGGAGTTTTACAATCGTCACGTTGATTTCGGTTCTGGCAACGACGATTTTTATTGGTCTTATTCCTCAATATGCTGTCATACCAGGTGATCAGACACTGAATGCAGTGTTTGGAGGGGTCTTGCTTGCGATTGGTACCGGTATCACGATTAAATTCGGTGCTTCAACGGGTGGGTTTGATATCGTCGCCCTCATCTTTGCCCGTTTCTCCGATCGCAGTGTCGGCTTATATCTGTTCGTCTTGAACTTTTTGATCGCATTATTGGCAGGTGCGTTGTTCGGCTGGTCGACTGCCTTATATACGATCGTCTTCATCTACGTGACTTCTAAGGTCGTCGATGAGATTCATACAAGTAACCAACGCTTGACGATTTTTATTGTCACGAATCATGCGGATGACATCACGACGGCTCTGCATCAGCACATCATTCGTGGAATCACGCAGATTCCTTCGATCGGTACGTATTCACGAGCTGAGAAAGCGACGTTGATGATGGTCATTGAGCGTCACGAATTGCGGGATATCGAACGGATTTGTCGGGAAGCGGACGAGACAGTATTCATCAACGTCGTCGCGACGGACTCGGTCGTTGGATACTTCCGAAAAGGATAA